One genomic segment of Ignavibacteriota bacterium includes these proteins:
- a CDS encoding helix-turn-helix domain-containing protein: protein MRAKIKEAIGKTVQDLISNNLKISFTEKELKALEVKIPKVKINAKDIQKIRERTKLSQNVFAKVLNVSSSSVKQWEQGKRIPTGSTKVLLELLKENPNILNYRIESYKLIEQA, encoded by the coding sequence ATGAGAGCAAAAATAAAAGAAGCGATTGGGAAAACAGTCCAAGATTTAATTTCAAATAATTTAAAAATATCATTTACAGAAAAAGAATTGAAAGCACTTGAAGTAAAAATTCCGAAAGTCAAAATAAATGCAAAAGATATTCAAAAAATTAGAGAACGGACAAAATTAAGTCAAAATGTATTTGCAAAAGTATTAAATGTAAGCTCCTCTTCAGTAAAACAGTGGGAACAAGGGAAAAGAATTCCAACTGGCTCAACAAAAGTTCTATTAGAACTTCTCAAAGAAAATCCAAATATTCTTAATTATAGAATTGAATCATATAAACTTATAGAACAAGCATAA
- a CDS encoding type II toxin-antitoxin system RelE/ParE family toxin, with protein MLNLKTKWFNKWAKKNSISDKYLLNAVENLSNNLGVSNLANGLYKVRISKEGRGKSGSFRTILVYKKSDIAIFVYGFSKNEKDNLDENELRYFKKLAKDLLEIERHNYSELVKLGTFVSIKE; from the coding sequence ATGCTAAATCTTAAAACTAAATGGTTTAATAAATGGGCAAAGAAGAACTCTATTTCTGATAAATATTTATTAAATGCTGTTGAAAATTTATCAAACAATCTTGGAGTAAGTAATTTAGCTAATGGACTTTACAAAGTTCGAATATCAAAAGAAGGACGTGGTAAAAGTGGAAGTTTTAGAACTATTTTAGTTTATAAAAAATCTGATATTGCAATATTTGTCTATGGATTTTCAAAAAATGAAAAAGATAATTTAGATGAAAATGAATTAAGATATTTTAAAAAATTAGCTAAAGATTTATTAGAAATTGAAAGACATAATTATTCAGAACTCGTTAAGTTAGGCACATTTGTTAGTATAAAGGAATAA
- a CDS encoding T9SS type A sorting domain-containing protein codes for MRKLSLFILLISTTVILNAQIQITFSDLLNILEPGRQWLQVSNGNVQTTMNVGSASGSSQNWTTPIIDFSDTITAVNISLTNSWYSSDFPEATHCQDLNNRTLSENYYKLDNTGLYYLGFVHDTTLYKHINNRYLIIDTIITIKNNTNIFPLPLIYGASKHEADTTDDGFGKISIATSTQSVDAFGNFTFPFGTYSALRILENTKTQNYVNGIFQNEDDQLSISWITTAGIFQVDVDSSSSTSGTINITSARLTKFNDAPTAINDGKSNIFSSFTLYQNFPNPFNPSTKIEFTVLKRSRISIKIYNINGQLVKELLNEEKNSGDYIIMWDGQNEIGTKVASGTYFYQIKAGDFTQIKKMLLLK; via the coding sequence ATGAGGAAACTGTCATTATTTATTTTATTAATATCAACGACTGTTATACTTAATGCTCAAATTCAAATAACATTTTCTGATTTATTAAATATTTTAGAACCAGGAAGACAATGGTTACAAGTAAGCAACGGCAATGTACAAACAACTATGAATGTCGGAAGTGCTAGCGGATCATCTCAGAATTGGACTACACCTATTATTGACTTTTCTGATACAATTACAGCAGTTAATATTTCTCTAACAAATTCGTGGTATTCATCTGATTTTCCCGAAGCTACTCATTGTCAAGATTTAAATAATCGTACCCTATCCGAAAATTATTACAAATTAGATAACACTGGACTCTATTATTTAGGATTTGTTCATGATACAACGTTGTATAAACATATTAATAATAGGTATTTAATTATTGACACAATAATTACAATAAAAAATAATACAAATATCTTTCCATTACCGCTAATTTATGGTGCATCAAAACATGAAGCCGATACAACGGATGATGGATTTGGAAAAATATCTATTGCAACTTCAACTCAATCTGTAGATGCTTTTGGGAATTTTACATTTCCTTTCGGAACTTATTCAGCATTAAGAATATTGGAAAACACGAAAACCCAAAACTATGTGAATGGTATATTTCAAAATGAAGATGATCAATTAAGTATTTCATGGATAACAACTGCGGGAATATTTCAAGTAGATGTTGACTCTTCTTCTAGCACTTCAGGAACAATAAATATAACCAGTGCAAGACTTACAAAATTTAATGATGCTCCAACGGCCATAAATGATGGAAAATCTAATATCTTTTCCTCCTTTACATTGTATCAGAATTTCCCGAATCCTTTTAATCCCTCAACTAAAATTGAATTTACAGTTCTCAAAAGAAGTAGAATTAGTATTAAGATATATAATATAAATGGCCAATTAGTAAAAGAATTACTCAATGAAGAAAAAAACTCTGGGGATTATATAATTATGTGGGACGGTCAAAATGAAATCGGAACAAAAGTGGCTTCTGGTACTTATTTTTACCAAATTAAAGCCGGTGATTTTACTCAGATAAAGAAAATGTTATTATTAAAATAG
- a CDS encoding DUF2569 family protein, giving the protein MEENSEYYCSDCGNPVKESDTKCSNCGAELNDEEVEKLSGFEGWLLVPLLWLIVGPIVSIISLVTFIRQIPLALEFGFGIEFGLEIFIQIILLILMLYAGFYFFQKRKNAPRIVIFWLKVSILLSFILLVVELLTGANGLAIENGKQFSKDIISAIIWIPYFRKSKRVKATFTK; this is encoded by the coding sequence ATGGAAGAAAATTCAGAGTATTATTGTTCTGATTGTGGAAACCCAGTTAAAGAAAGTGATACAAAATGTTCAAATTGTGGGGCAGAGCTCAACGATGAAGAAGTAGAAAAATTATCTGGTTTTGAAGGTTGGCTTTTAGTCCCTTTATTATGGTTAATTGTTGGACCAATTGTTTCCATAATTAGTTTAGTCACATTTATTAGACAAATTCCACTTGCATTGGAATTCGGATTTGGGATTGAGTTTGGGTTGGAGATTTTCATACAAATAATTTTATTAATATTAATGCTGTATGCTGGTTTTTATTTTTTCCAAAAAAGAAAAAATGCTCCACGCATTGTAATTTTTTGGTTGAAAGTGAGCATTCTGCTTAGTTTTATTCTCTTAGTAGTTGAACTTTTAACTGGCGCTAATGGTCTAGCTATTGAGAATGGAAAGCAGTTTTCTAAAGATATTATAAGTGCAATCATCTGGATACCATATTTTAGAAAATCTAAACGTGTTAAAGCCACATTCACTAAATAA
- a CDS encoding gamma-glutamylcyclotransferase — translation MIYFAYGSNMSLKRLSSRVSIKKTIGIGQLFKYKLMFHKISSDGCSGKCDAYYTGEVSDIMFGVIYEIEDSELNKLDKYEGVGDGYKRKSILLKTYPDNTECSAITYCTEKINSELKPFSWYTKHVIVGAIENKLPEYYIDKIKAVETIKDKNKEREEEQLSIYS, via the coding sequence ATGATTTATTTCGCATACGGTTCAAATATGTCATTAAAACGATTATCTTCCCGTGTCTCAATAAAAAAAACTATTGGAATTGGTCAATTGTTTAAGTATAAACTTATGTTTCATAAAATTAGCTCTGATGGTTGTTCTGGTAAATGTGATGCATATTATACTGGTGAAGTGTCAGATATCATGTTTGGTGTCATTTATGAAATTGAAGATAGTGAGCTAAATAAACTTGACAAATACGAAGGTGTTGGTGATGGATACAAAAGAAAATCTATTTTACTTAAGACTTATCCAGATAATACAGAGTGTAGTGCAATTACTTATTGCACAGAAAAAATTAATTCTGAATTAAAACCATTTTCTTGGTATACGAAACATGTTATTGTTGGAGCTATAGAAAATAAACTTCCCGAGTATTATATAGATAAAATCAAGGCTGTAGAAACTATAAAGGATAAAAATAAAGAGCGAGAAGAAGAGCAGTTAAGTATATACAGCTAA